A stretch of the Flavobacteriales bacterium genome encodes the following:
- a CDS encoding nitronate monooxygenase, translating into MNNTITQLFGIKYPLIQAGMIWCSGWELASAVSNAGGLGIIGSGSMYPDVLREHIQKCQAHTDKPFAVNLPLLYPQIDDHISILIEEGVKVVFTSAGNPAKWTSHLKKHGITVVHVVSNVKFALKAVDAGVDAIVAEGFEAGGHNGREETTTMCLIPLIRRAVSVPLIAAGGIGSGAGMLAAMALGADGVQIGSRFIASPESSAHQNFKDYILKAKEGDTQLMLKEITPVRLLKNEFYHQIITAYENGATKEELQELLGRGRAKKGMFMGDLDEGELEIGQISATMNTIKPAAEIVQEIIEEFDMMKNKLSKIVL; encoded by the coding sequence ATGAACAATACTATTACTCAATTATTTGGCATAAAATATCCACTTATTCAAGCAGGTATGATTTGGTGTAGTGGTTGGGAGTTAGCATCGGCAGTAAGCAATGCTGGTGGGCTAGGTATAATCGGTTCAGGCTCTATGTATCCCGATGTATTGAGGGAGCATATCCAAAAATGTCAAGCCCATACGGACAAGCCTTTTGCAGTCAATTTACCACTGCTTTACCCTCAGATTGATGATCATATTTCCATTCTTATTGAAGAAGGGGTCAAGGTAGTATTTACTTCGGCTGGAAATCCTGCTAAGTGGACTAGTCATTTAAAAAAGCATGGAATAACTGTAGTTCATGTGGTCAGTAATGTCAAATTTGCTTTGAAGGCTGTTGATGCTGGAGTAGATGCAATAGTAGCTGAAGGCTTTGAGGCAGGAGGGCATAATGGCAGGGAAGAAACCACAACGATGTGTCTTATTCCACTGATAAGAAGAGCCGTTTCAGTACCCTTGATTGCTGCTGGAGGTATTGGTAGCGGTGCAGGAATGTTGGCGGCTATGGCTTTGGGTGCTGACGGTGTGCAGATAGGAAGTCGTTTCATTGCTTCGCCAGAATCTTCGGCGCATCAAAATTTTAAAGACTATATTCTAAAAGCCAAAGAGGGCGATACCCAATTGATGTTAAAAGAAATCACTCCTGTTAGACTTTTAAAGAATGAGTTTTATCATCAAATTATTACAGCCTATGAAAATGGAGCAACAAAAGAAGAACTTCAAGAATTGTTGGGCAGGGGCAGAGCAAAGAAAGGTATGTTCATGGGCGACTTAGATGAAGGTGAATTAGAAATCGGTCAAATATCGGCAACGATGAATACGATCAAACCTGCCGCCGAAATTGTTCAAGAAATAATTGAAGAATTTGATATGATGAAAAATAAATTATCCAAAATAGTGTTGTAG
- a CDS encoding gliding motility-associated C-terminal domain-containing protein has product MRILKTFILTLLFLRSFVAFSQDPDAPLITYVSVNHSTQQVDINWVNTTTDVVGYVIYFQDISGLWIPLDTIMGINNTNYSTQNANPQQKIETFSVVAFDALGNSSVRSDSHSTVFLQYDYENCDTILQLNWNSYLNMYGMDGYQLKITREDLLSGIPFPEQTIAISQTDSSYDFPIEYSSKYILWLETISPVNYISKSNILEIVTTDIDVPMYSYINRVSVVGENSIEVSVLSNSEDLSHVNIYKSNLENGFQFFLGKANLTNDEFTTIDPLVLPERNVYYYKSKPVDICGKEYKLPQFSGITDTSVAYNLKLTPLSVTKESISVECGKYDNFISSSHIELWKEVNGEKSYLQDAYPDMQYDVPIRSDVGKVCVYLLSTENLNNSLNRKDSVLSNKLCISKSPLLFIPKAFTPQNQDLKNNEWKVVVYGENAIQNYSLKIYTRFGEAIFETNSIHEAWDGTINNSLAPDGVYIYSIQIDYAQGEQLHEGGSIMLFR; this is encoded by the coding sequence ATGCGAATTCTCAAAACTTTTATATTAACCTTGCTTTTTTTGAGGTCGTTTGTGGCTTTTTCTCAAGACCCAGATGCTCCACTAATCACTTATGTTAGTGTTAATCACAGCACTCAGCAAGTGGATATAAACTGGGTAAATACAACCACAGATGTTGTGGGCTATGTTATTTATTTTCAAGATATTTCTGGTTTATGGATTCCGCTAGATACCATAATGGGAATTAACAACACGAACTACTCCACACAAAACGCTAATCCTCAACAAAAAATAGAAACCTTCAGTGTAGTAGCTTTCGATGCTTTGGGCAATAGTAGTGTTCGTAGCGATTCGCATTCTACCGTTTTCCTTCAGTATGACTATGAAAATTGTGATACCATTCTTCAGCTGAATTGGAACAGTTATCTCAATATGTACGGCATGGATGGTTATCAGCTTAAAATAACTAGAGAAGATTTGTTATCCGGCATTCCTTTTCCAGAACAAACAATTGCTATTAGTCAAACGGATTCTTCTTATGATTTTCCTATTGAATATTCTAGCAAATACATCTTGTGGTTAGAAACAATAAGCCCCGTTAATTATATCTCAAAATCCAATATATTGGAAATAGTAACTACCGATATTGATGTGCCTATGTACAGTTATATCAATAGGGTTAGCGTTGTTGGAGAAAATAGTATAGAGGTAAGTGTCTTATCTAATTCTGAAGATTTGAGTCACGTTAATATTTACAAGTCTAATTTAGAAAATGGTTTTCAATTTTTTTTGGGTAAAGCCAATCTAACTAATGATGAATTTACAACTATTGACCCATTAGTTTTGCCAGAAAGAAATGTGTATTACTATAAGTCCAAGCCAGTAGATATTTGTGGTAAAGAATATAAGTTGCCCCAGTTCAGTGGAATAACGGATACATCTGTAGCCTACAATTTAAAATTGACTCCGCTATCCGTCACTAAAGAATCTATTTCAGTAGAATGTGGTAAATACGATAATTTTATATCGAGTTCACATATTGAATTATGGAAAGAAGTTAACGGTGAAAAAAGCTATTTGCAAGACGCTTATCCAGATATGCAATACGATGTGCCTATACGGTCTGATGTAGGTAAGGTTTGTGTCTATCTTCTCTCTACTGAAAACCTCAATAATTCTCTAAATAGAAAAGATTCTGTTCTATCAAATAAGTTATGTATTTCAAAATCTCCCTTACTGTTTATTCCTAAAGCCTTTACACCACAAAATCAAGACTTGAAGAATAACGAATGGAAAGTTGTTGTTTATGGAGAAAATGCCATTCAAAATTACAGTTTGAAAATCTACACAAGGTTTGGAGAAGCTATTTTCGAAACCAATTCCATACATGAGGCTTGGGACGGTACTATTAATAATTCACTTGCACCAGATGGAGTGTATATTTATAGTATTCAAATTGACTACGCACAAGGTGAGCAATTACACGAGGGTGGAAGTATAATGCTATTTCGATAA
- the guaB gene encoding IMP dehydrogenase, which translates to MDYNQKIIGEGLTYDDVLLVPDYSDILPHQVNVSTQFSRNIKLNIPIVSAAMDTVTEAKMAISMAQDGGIGVLHKNMSITEQSAEVRKVKRSESGMILDPITLPQDSLVSDALEIMKENKIGGIPVIADEGDLVGIVTNRDLRFEKNHSRPISQVMTKLDNLITTQLTDLENAEDILQANKIEKLPVVDENGKLVGLITYKDIMKNKTRPNSCKDQYGRLRVAAAVGVTADVSERVQSLVDAGVDAIIVDTAHGHSKGVIDTVKKLKSEFDIDIIAGNIATEQAAIALADAGVDAVKVGIGPGSICTTRVVAGVGLPQLSAIISVSKALKDRGIPIIADGGVRYSGDIVKAMVAGASSVMLGSIFAGVEEAPGETIIFEGRKFKTYRGMGSVEAMQAGSKDRYFQSNQDNAKKLVPEGIVGRVAFKGNLDEVIHQMIGGLRAGMGYCGAHNIAALSEAKFIRITSAGMAESHPHDVSITKEAPNYSR; encoded by the coding sequence ATGGATTACAATCAGAAAATAATAGGCGAAGGATTGACATACGACGATGTGTTGCTAGTACCAGATTATTCTGATATTTTACCACATCAAGTCAATGTATCTACTCAGTTTTCTAGGAACATTAAATTGAATATTCCTATCGTATCTGCAGCGATGGACACTGTTACAGAAGCAAAAATGGCCATCTCTATGGCTCAAGACGGTGGCATTGGGGTACTTCACAAAAATATGTCAATTACTGAGCAATCGGCTGAAGTGCGCAAGGTCAAGCGTTCAGAGAGTGGTATGATTCTCGATCCTATAACATTGCCTCAAGATTCTCTTGTTAGTGATGCTTTAGAGATAATGAAAGAAAATAAAATAGGAGGTATTCCTGTTATTGCAGATGAAGGTGATTTAGTAGGAATTGTGACTAATCGAGATTTGCGTTTTGAAAAAAATCACTCTAGACCAATCTCTCAAGTTATGACAAAGCTTGATAATTTGATTACTACTCAACTTACCGATTTAGAAAATGCCGAGGATATTCTTCAAGCTAATAAAATTGAAAAGTTGCCTGTTGTTGATGAAAATGGTAAATTAGTCGGACTAATTACCTACAAAGACATCATGAAAAACAAAACGCGCCCCAATTCTTGCAAAGATCAATATGGTCGATTAAGAGTGGCAGCTGCAGTAGGTGTTACTGCCGATGTTAGCGAGCGTGTCCAATCTCTAGTAGATGCAGGTGTTGATGCTATTATTGTAGATACTGCACATGGTCACAGTAAGGGAGTTATCGATACCGTTAAGAAATTAAAATCCGAATTTGACATAGATATTATTGCAGGTAATATTGCTACTGAACAAGCCGCTATAGCTTTAGCCGATGCAGGTGTAGATGCTGTTAAAGTAGGCATTGGTCCAGGTTCTATTTGTACTACTCGTGTAGTAGCAGGGGTAGGGCTTCCTCAACTATCAGCAATTATTAGTGTGTCAAAAGCACTAAAAGACAGAGGTATACCTATCATTGCAGATGGTGGTGTGCGTTATTCTGGAGATATTGTAAAAGCTATGGTAGCAGGAGCAAGTTCTGTCATGTTAGGTTCAATTTTTGCAGGTGTTGAAGAAGCACCTGGAGAAACTATCATATTTGAAGGTAGAAAATTTAAAACCTACAGAGGTATGGGTTCAGTAGAAGCTATGCAGGCAGGTTCTAAAGATCGCTACTTTCAATCTAATCAAGATAATGCCAAAAAGCTAGTGCCAGAAGGTATTGTTGGTAGAGTAGCTTTTAAAGGAAATTTAGATGAAGTTATTCACCAGATGATTGGTGGATTGAGAGCAGGGATGGGATATTGTGGTGCTCACAACATCGCTGCACTTTCAGAAGCAAAATTTATAAGAATAACATCTGCAGGAATGGCCGAAAGCCACCCACACGATGTAAGTATTACAAAAGAAGCACCTAACTATAGTCGATAA
- a CDS encoding peptidylprolyl isomerase: MNKILILLAFALTSSIAMAGGNSPVKMTSSTGDDPDMVMQVGPEKVQLGEFESIFNKNNNEEKVTQKYLDDYTDLFIDFKRKVLYAQENQMDTSVTFKNELAGYRKQLARPYLTDQAAEDELVAEAYERMKYEVQASHILISVADNASPQDTLDAYNTIKGLRNRALKGEDFGKLANEYSSDPSAKTNNGDLGYFSAFRMVYPFESAAFNTPVGKVSDVFRTQFGYHILKTADKRPNRGEVKVAHIMIEEREDATSNEKAANQEKLQQLMKSLSDGASFEEMTKFSDDKGSAKNNGELPWFGAGQMVPEFENTAFNLSSAGEVSKPIQTMYGWHVIKLLDRRGIPSFEDSEADIKNKIKRDSRSNRGVESLIARIKDEYNFSEGRSRSPLDHTDFYIPRLNQLNIDLGGNYSNNIDPFCKINYKKWDRASYTTDGKTMFTLDGIAYTQDDFADYLAANKINVDSANSCPVVKQRYEEWVNKTCLDYEDSKLEEKYPEFKALMKEYHDGIMLFDLMDQKVWSKAIDDTAGLLNYYNLTKENYQWDERALTTVYTSNDELTASRVRTLLNNRYNSSVLTSEEMSYLGFGKGEFYLSDTRILKLMNRYRANNLKISSRSFEKGKSNAVDNHWFKGLTENESNLDGSVFFADVKELKNGEQKTFEEAKGEVITNYQNYLEAAWKLELEKKYPAEVYTDVLYKLVD; this comes from the coding sequence ATGAACAAAATTCTAATTTTATTAGCCTTTGCACTTACTTCAAGTATTGCTATGGCAGGTGGTAACTCACCAGTTAAAATGACTTCTTCCACAGGTGATGATCCTGATATGGTTATGCAAGTAGGACCAGAAAAGGTACAACTTGGAGAATTTGAGTCAATTTTCAACAAAAACAATAATGAAGAAAAGGTAACCCAAAAATACTTGGACGATTACACTGATCTATTTATTGATTTCAAAAGAAAAGTATTGTATGCCCAAGAAAATCAGATGGATACATCTGTAACTTTTAAAAATGAGTTAGCGGGATACAGAAAGCAACTTGCTCGTCCTTATCTGACTGACCAAGCTGCTGAAGATGAACTAGTCGCTGAGGCTTATGAAAGAATGAAGTACGAAGTGCAAGCTAGTCATATCCTAATTAGTGTTGCTGATAATGCATCTCCTCAAGATACTTTAGATGCTTACAACACAATTAAAGGATTGAGAAATAGAGCTCTAAAGGGTGAAGATTTCGGTAAATTAGCCAATGAATATTCTAGTGACCCGTCTGCCAAAACCAATAATGGTGATTTGGGTTACTTTTCAGCATTCCGTATGGTTTATCCATTCGAATCGGCAGCTTTCAATACACCAGTAGGAAAGGTTTCTGATGTTTTTAGAACTCAATTCGGTTACCACATATTAAAAACGGCCGATAAAAGACCTAACAGAGGAGAAGTTAAAGTTGCTCATATCATGATAGAAGAAAGAGAAGATGCAACCTCTAATGAAAAGGCAGCTAATCAAGAGAAATTACAACAATTGATGAAGTCTTTAAGTGATGGTGCATCATTCGAAGAAATGACTAAATTTTCTGATGATAAAGGTTCAGCCAAAAATAACGGTGAGTTACCTTGGTTTGGTGCTGGTCAGATGGTTCCAGAATTTGAAAACACAGCTTTCAACCTAAGCTCAGCAGGAGAGGTTTCAAAACCTATTCAAACAATGTACGGTTGGCATGTTATTAAATTACTAGACAGAAGAGGTATACCTTCGTTTGAAGATTCTGAAGCGGATATCAAAAATAAAATTAAGAGAGATAGTAGAAGCAATAGAGGAGTAGAATCTTTAATTGCAAGAATTAAAGATGAGTACAACTTCTCTGAAGGTAGAAGTCGTAGCCCTCTTGATCATACTGACTTTTATATACCTAGACTAAATCAATTAAATATTGATTTAGGTGGTAACTATTCTAACAACATAGACCCATTTTGTAAAATCAATTATAAAAAATGGGATAGAGCGTCTTATACTACTGACGGTAAAACCATGTTTACTTTAGATGGCATCGCTTACACTCAAGATGATTTTGCTGATTATTTAGCAGCAAACAAAATCAATGTAGATTCAGCAAATAGCTGTCCAGTAGTAAAACAGAGATACGAAGAGTGGGTAAACAAAACCTGTTTGGATTATGAGGACTCCAAGCTAGAAGAAAAATACCCCGAGTTCAAGGCTTTAATGAAAGAGTACCACGATGGTATCATGTTATTCGATTTAATGGATCAAAAAGTATGGTCAAAAGCTATTGACGATACTGCAGGCTTGTTAAATTACTACAACTTAACTAAAGAAAATTACCAGTGGGACGAAAGAGCTTTAACAACAGTTTACACCTCCAACGATGAGTTAACAGCTAGTAGAGTAAGAACACTATTGAACAACCGCTATAACTCTAGTGTGTTGACCTCTGAAGAAATGAGTTATTTAGGCTTTGGAAAAGGCGAATTCTATTTAAGTGACACACGTATTTTAAAATTGATGAACCGATACAGAGCTAATAACCTTAAAATATCTTCACGTTCTTTTGAAAAAGGTAAAAGCAATGCTGTCGATAACCATTGGTTTAAAGGACTTACAGAAAATGAATCTAACCTAGACGGTTCGGTATTTTTTGCTGACGTTAAAGAACTCAAAAATGGGGAGCAAAAAACATTTGAAGAGGCTAAAGGAGAGGTAATTACTAATTACCAAAACTATTTAGAAGCGGCTTGGAAATTAGAGTTAGAGAAAAAATATCCTGCCGAAGTTTATACCGATGTTCTTTATAAATTGGTAGACTAA